The following are from one region of the Streptomyces fradiae genome:
- a CDS encoding leucine-rich repeat domain-containing protein produces the protein MTHTLNLWRRQLGEVPASVWERTDLDTLILAENGLTHLPPEIGGLRRLSTLDLGHNRLTSLPAELGRLTGLDAFLYLHDNELADLPDTLGELRRLRYLNVGENRLTALPEALGRMTGLVELRAQHNRLTTLPETIGSLRDLRELWLRGNTITHLPPSTAALRALRHLDLRENALTELPEPLAGLPLLRHIDVRSNRLTRLPDWIAELPALEKLDLRWNLCVPPPALLARLERRGCVVLR, from the coding sequence GTGACGCACACGCTGAACCTGTGGCGCCGACAGCTGGGCGAAGTACCCGCCTCGGTCTGGGAACGCACCGATCTCGACACACTGATCCTCGCGGAGAACGGGCTCACCCACCTCCCGCCCGAGATAGGCGGGCTACGGCGGCTGTCCACCCTGGATCTCGGCCACAACCGGCTCACCTCGCTGCCCGCCGAACTCGGCCGCCTGACCGGCCTCGACGCCTTTCTCTACCTCCACGACAACGAGCTCGCCGACCTCCCCGACACCCTCGGCGAGCTCCGCCGGCTGCGCTACCTCAACGTCGGCGAGAACCGGCTCACCGCCCTGCCCGAGGCCCTCGGCCGGATGACCGGACTGGTCGAACTCCGGGCGCAGCACAACCGCCTGACGACCCTTCCGGAGACGATCGGCTCCCTCCGCGACCTGCGCGAGCTCTGGCTCCGGGGCAACACGATCACCCATCTGCCGCCGTCCACGGCCGCCCTGCGCGCACTGCGCCATCTGGATCTGCGCGAGAACGCCCTCACCGAGCTCCCGGAGCCGCTCGCCGGCCTGCCCCTGCTGCGGCACATCGACGTCCGCAGCAACCGGCTCACCCGGCTGCCGGACTGGATCGCCGAGCTGCCCGCGCTGGAGAAGCTGGACCTCCGTTGGAATCTCTGCGTTCCGCCCCCGGCGCTCCTGGCCCGGCTCGAACGGCGCGGCTGCGTCGTCCTGCGGTGA
- a CDS encoding AAA family ATPase has translation MTGVVGVWAGQGGGGVRLLERAAGPQGLVGREAELAAVRAALGAHRLVSVTGAAGVGKSRLALAAVAPEEAPWRAMVRVRWHDGVPVGPRALAGRIAQALDAAAGGYGRVGTAGNAAGTVRVGAALELADAVRALPDDELLLILDDVDPVHGQCAGVVQSLLMALPALRVLVTARRPLGLGDEHVVRLAPLATEPAAELLRASAEAHGVTSEPDPAAVARVCRLLEGNPLAIELAAAQLTDLPADDLADRLQDGQCWLSATGPLLKRHRSWRASLGAVHALCEPGVRKAWRRLSVFAGDFTERAAVFVCEGADLSPDRVPGALAHLTAIGALERASELGSVLEPRYRMARAARDFGAERLAAAGESAAAASRHARHCRSTAAVAETLWNTGLQQQAVRLVQDELADLTALVRRGTLDPGHAETALETVLHLWFWWVAHERAREGAGHVLALLPRLPAAEWLTARGQWLAGWLTTGADPATAQRLLDRAWPIAVLCGDDALVGRIAHVHGTLAWQRGDLPAATAHYRHAADTVPPLAPGGPTPAVSLAALAIVDSATAPARAVRTARRALAQPTGHHDTWATALAQYARALADVRAGRPGRARRRAERALAHLDARLDAPQPRAALRRLLDTLRDGDGDAGAGTSGTGAGGAAGTGPRPVPVPAPRTTP, from the coding sequence GTGACGGGGGTAGTGGGCGTGTGGGCAGGGCAGGGCGGCGGCGGGGTGCGGCTGCTTGAGCGGGCGGCCGGGCCGCAGGGGCTCGTCGGGCGGGAGGCGGAGCTCGCGGCGGTGCGGGCGGCGCTCGGGGCGCATCGGCTGGTGAGCGTGACCGGGGCCGCCGGGGTCGGAAAGAGCCGGCTCGCGCTTGCGGCAGTGGCGCCGGAGGAGGCGCCGTGGCGGGCGATGGTGCGGGTGCGGTGGCACGACGGGGTGCCGGTGGGGCCGCGGGCGCTCGCCGGGCGGATCGCGCAGGCGCTCGACGCGGCGGCCGGCGGGTACGGGCGGGTGGGCACGGCGGGCAATGCGGCCGGCACCGTACGGGTGGGCGCGGCGCTCGAACTGGCCGATGCCGTACGGGCGTTGCCGGACGACGAGCTGCTGCTGATCCTGGACGACGTCGACCCTGTGCACGGGCAGTGCGCCGGGGTCGTGCAGTCGCTGCTCATGGCGCTGCCCGCGCTGCGCGTGCTGGTCACCGCGCGGCGGCCGCTGGGGCTCGGCGACGAGCATGTCGTACGGCTCGCGCCGCTGGCCACCGAGCCGGCGGCCGAGCTGCTCCGGGCCTCGGCGGAGGCGCACGGGGTGACCAGTGAGCCGGATCCGGCCGCCGTCGCCCGGGTCTGCCGGCTCCTGGAGGGCAATCCGCTGGCGATCGAACTGGCCGCCGCGCAGCTGACCGACCTCCCCGCCGACGATCTCGCCGACCGCCTCCAGGACGGGCAGTGCTGGCTGTCGGCGACCGGTCCGCTGCTGAAGCGGCACCGTTCCTGGCGCGCCTCGCTCGGCGCCGTCCACGCGCTGTGCGAGCCGGGCGTACGGAAGGCCTGGCGGCGGCTCAGCGTGTTCGCGGGCGACTTCACCGAGCGGGCCGCGGTCTTCGTGTGCGAGGGCGCCGACCTCTCCCCCGACCGGGTGCCGGGCGCCCTCGCCCATCTGACCGCGATCGGGGCCCTGGAGCGGGCCTCGGAGCTCGGCTCCGTGCTCGAACCGCGCTACCGGATGGCCCGGGCCGCCCGCGACTTCGGCGCCGAACGGCTCGCGGCGGCGGGCGAGTCGGCCGCCGCCGCGAGCCGGCACGCCCGGCACTGCCGCAGCACCGCGGCGGTCGCCGAGACCCTGTGGAACACCGGGCTCCAGCAGCAGGCGGTACGGCTCGTGCAGGACGAACTCGCCGACCTCACCGCGCTGGTGCGGCGCGGCACCCTCGACCCCGGGCACGCCGAGACGGCCCTGGAGACGGTGCTCCACCTGTGGTTCTGGTGGGTGGCCCACGAGCGGGCCCGGGAGGGCGCCGGGCACGTCCTCGCGCTGCTGCCGCGGCTGCCCGCCGCCGAGTGGCTGACCGCCCGCGGCCAGTGGCTCGCGGGCTGGCTCACCACCGGTGCCGACCCGGCCACCGCGCAGCGGCTGCTCGACCGGGCCTGGCCGATCGCGGTGCTGTGCGGCGACGACGCCCTGGTCGGCCGGATCGCCCATGTGCACGGCACGCTCGCCTGGCAGCGCGGCGACCTGCCGGCGGCCACCGCGCACTACCGCCACGCCGCCGACACCGTGCCCCCGCTCGCGCCCGGCGGCCCGACCCCGGCGGTCAGCCTCGCCGCGCTCGCGATCGTGGACTCCGCGACCGCGCCCGCCCGTGCCGTACGCACCGCGCGCCGGGCCCTCGCGCAGCCCACCGGGCACCACGACACCTGGGCGACGGCCCTCGCGCAGTACGCCCGGGCGCTCGCCGACGTACGGGCCGGGCGCCCCGGCCGGGCCCGCCGCCGCGCCGAACGGGCCCTCGCCCACCTCGACGCCCGGCTCGACGCCCCGCAGCCGCGCGCGGCCCTGCGCCGGCTGCTCGACACCCTCCGCGACGGTGACGGAGACGCCGGCGCCGGCACATCCGGAACCGGCGCCGGCGGCGCGGCCGGAACCGGGCCCCGTCCCGTGCCCGTACCCGCCCCGCGCACCACCCCCTAG
- a CDS encoding SpaA isopeptide-forming pilin-related protein has product MIQSTTQGTPRRSRRARSAALASAVTTAVVTTTAVPALLLLGPAAAPAAAAKLPGGLGPCMPGSCPDPFPGINNLDFAGRDKAINIFVGEDFLVRGSAAEAEGRVVVLDDFDMAKSASAGSTYNIGEVGVGSRVPPPDGSDWLTAGGKVSVAAGQRLLAEKGVVRHAGALTGTVVATLDRDPDATDPYTALRDQLTTASRCYARVDGKPRTPTGTAVNQGGQTLFTGDNSSALQIFNVDFDMTTATGGQQGIVFRNIPANATILVNVLGANRTISTYSGGIDDRTDPLNAYRERLLWNIPDAATVNLAGTGQFQGSVLVGEQKSTTTVTLPGVNGRFFTTGSLTHTSSATGGGGQEFHAYPFNGELPDCGDSPNATGVVKVVKTDAESREELQGAEFRLWKETNGKDGLQTNGANADTAVGDPCTTDADGVCSRTVETGTYYWQETKAPDGYALPDPAVFGPLVLTEQNAERGVTVQARDTRLPVTGAVDVLKLDAESGAVLPGAEFRLWKETNGTEGLQTIGINPDTMVGDPCTTNADGLCSRTVETGTYYWQETKAPAGFDLPDPAVFGPLVLDKENAEQGVSVTANNSRTPVVPTSGEVRVVKKDARTGDELPGAVFQLWKETNGTTGLQTTGGTPDTEVGTPCTTDSNGVCTHAVEPGTYYWEELTAPAGHELPDPAVFGPLVLSEQYIEQGVTVEALNERTPVVPTSGSVEILKKDATTGAVLAGAKFQLWKETNGTAGLQTTGANPDSARGECVTGADGLCSRTVETGTYYWQETKAPTGYDLPAPAVFGPLVLTEDNAASGVRITARNTRTPEPKGSLKLLKTDAKTGRPLAGAVFELWRETNGTAGLQTGGAKPDTRVGAGCATDAKGVCAFGDLPLGAYYLRETAVPEGYVLRPGNAFGPFEITKGDQGRPVEVSIPNERGEPCHGKDCKSRPKR; this is encoded by the coding sequence ATGATCCAAAGCACTACACAAGGGACTCCTCGCCGCAGCCGCCGGGCGAGGTCCGCCGCGCTCGCCTCCGCCGTCACCACCGCCGTGGTCACCACCACGGCGGTCCCGGCCCTCCTCCTGCTCGGCCCGGCGGCCGCGCCGGCGGCGGCCGCGAAGCTGCCCGGCGGCCTCGGCCCGTGCATGCCCGGCAGCTGCCCCGACCCCTTCCCGGGCATCAACAACCTCGACTTCGCCGGGCGCGACAAGGCGATCAACATCTTCGTCGGCGAGGACTTCCTCGTGCGCGGCTCCGCCGCCGAGGCCGAGGGCCGGGTGGTCGTGCTCGACGACTTCGACATGGCAAAGAGCGCCTCGGCCGGCTCCACGTACAACATCGGCGAGGTGGGCGTCGGCTCGCGCGTGCCGCCGCCCGACGGCTCGGACTGGCTGACCGCCGGCGGCAAGGTGAGCGTGGCCGCCGGCCAGCGGCTGCTCGCCGAGAAGGGGGTCGTACGGCACGCGGGCGCGCTGACCGGCACCGTGGTCGCCACGCTCGACCGGGACCCGGACGCGACCGACCCGTACACGGCGCTGCGCGACCAGCTGACCACCGCGAGCCGCTGTTACGCACGGGTCGACGGCAAGCCGCGGACGCCCACCGGCACGGCGGTGAACCAGGGCGGCCAGACGCTGTTCACCGGCGACAACAGCTCGGCGCTCCAGATCTTCAACGTCGACTTCGACATGACCACCGCCACCGGCGGGCAGCAGGGAATCGTCTTCCGGAACATCCCGGCGAACGCCACGATCCTCGTCAACGTCCTCGGCGCGAACCGCACCATCAGCACCTACAGCGGCGGCATCGACGACAGGACGGACCCGCTCAACGCCTACCGCGAGCGGCTCCTCTGGAACATCCCGGACGCCGCCACCGTGAACCTCGCGGGCACCGGCCAGTTCCAGGGCAGCGTCCTCGTCGGCGAGCAGAAGTCGACCACGACGGTGACCCTGCCCGGCGTCAACGGGCGCTTCTTCACGACCGGTTCGCTGACCCACACCAGCAGCGCCACGGGCGGCGGCGGGCAGGAGTTCCACGCGTACCCGTTCAACGGCGAGCTGCCGGACTGCGGCGACTCGCCGAACGCGACGGGCGTGGTGAAGGTGGTCAAGACGGACGCCGAGAGCCGCGAGGAACTGCAGGGCGCGGAGTTCCGGCTGTGGAAGGAGACCAACGGCAAGGACGGACTCCAGACCAACGGCGCGAACGCCGACACCGCCGTCGGCGACCCGTGCACGACCGACGCCGACGGCGTCTGCTCCCGCACGGTGGAGACCGGCACGTACTACTGGCAGGAGACCAAGGCCCCGGACGGCTACGCGCTGCCCGACCCCGCCGTCTTCGGTCCGCTCGTCCTCACCGAGCAGAACGCCGAGCGGGGCGTGACGGTCCAGGCCCGCGACACCCGGCTGCCCGTGACCGGCGCCGTCGACGTGCTCAAGCTGGACGCGGAGAGCGGCGCGGTGCTGCCGGGCGCCGAGTTCCGGCTGTGGAAGGAGACCAACGGGACGGAGGGCCTCCAGACCATCGGCATCAACCCCGACACCATGGTCGGCGACCCGTGCACCACGAACGCCGACGGCCTGTGCTCCCGCACGGTGGAGACCGGCACGTACTACTGGCAGGAGACCAAGGCCCCGGCGGGCTTCGACCTGCCCGACCCGGCCGTGTTCGGGCCGCTCGTCCTCGACAAGGAGAACGCCGAGCAGGGCGTCTCCGTCACCGCCAACAACTCCCGTACGCCGGTCGTCCCGACCAGCGGCGAGGTGCGGGTGGTCAAGAAGGACGCCCGGACGGGCGACGAACTGCCCGGCGCCGTCTTCCAGTTGTGGAAGGAGACCAACGGCACCACGGGCCTGCAGACCACCGGCGGGACCCCGGACACCGAGGTCGGCACCCCCTGCACCACCGATTCCAACGGCGTCTGCACGCACGCGGTCGAGCCGGGCACCTACTACTGGGAGGAGCTGACCGCGCCCGCCGGGCACGAGCTGCCCGACCCGGCCGTCTTCGGCCCGCTCGTCCTGAGCGAGCAGTACATCGAGCAGGGCGTCACGGTCGAGGCGCTCAACGAGCGCACCCCGGTCGTCCCGACCAGCGGCTCCGTCGAGATCCTGAAGAAGGACGCCACGACCGGCGCCGTGCTCGCCGGCGCGAAGTTCCAGCTGTGGAAGGAGACCAACGGCACCGCCGGGCTCCAGACCACCGGCGCGAACCCCGACAGCGCCCGGGGCGAGTGCGTCACCGGCGCCGACGGCCTGTGCTCCCGCACGGTGGAGACCGGCACCTACTACTGGCAGGAGACCAAGGCCCCCACGGGCTACGACCTGCCCGCCCCCGCCGTCTTCGGCCCGCTCGTGCTCACCGAGGACAACGCGGCCTCCGGCGTGCGGATCACCGCCCGCAACACCCGCACGCCCGAGCCGAAGGGCTCCCTGAAGCTGCTCAAGACCGACGCCAAGACCGGACGCCCGCTGGCGGGTGCCGTGTTCGAGCTGTGGCGCGAGACGAACGGCACGGCCGGGCTGCAGACCGGCGGCGCCAAGCCCGACACCCGGGTCGGCGCGGGCTGCGCGACGGACGCCAAGGGCGTCTGCGCCTTCGGCGACCTGCCGCTCGGCGCGTACTACCTGCGGGAGACGGCCGTGCCCGAGGGGTACGTGCTGCGGCCCGGCAACGCCTTCGGGCCCTTCGAGATCACCAAGGGCGACCAGGGCAGGCCGGTGGAGGTGAGCATTCCCAACGAGCGCGGCGAGCCGTGCCACGGGAAGGACTGCAAGAGCCGCCCCAAGCGGTGA
- a CDS encoding L,D-transpeptidase, protein MLTLRATGAATAATAFAALLCAAPAALAAAPTAPAGTPLAAAACTAPTGPYQRPLEQYLGRPVDGVQSAEDCAAIRAFQQREKTPRTDGYADLATYRTMVAAQARPNPNAQGRCPVRAYRVTCVDMDRQLLWVQTGKKIGFGPVPIRTGRDTMETRPGWHAIYWRDKDHVSSLYDDAPMPYAQFFDGGQALHGHPGNLFDGGGSAGCVNLSMKDAEALWKLLKVDDRVYVWGTKPGTAD, encoded by the coding sequence GTGCTCACCCTTCGGGCAACCGGTGCCGCGACCGCCGCCACGGCGTTCGCGGCACTGCTGTGTGCGGCCCCCGCCGCCCTGGCCGCCGCCCCCACCGCTCCCGCCGGCACGCCCCTGGCCGCCGCCGCGTGCACGGCGCCGACCGGCCCGTACCAGCGGCCCCTTGAGCAGTACCTGGGGCGGCCCGTCGACGGCGTGCAGTCGGCGGAGGACTGCGCCGCCATCCGGGCCTTCCAGCAGCGCGAGAAGACCCCGCGCACCGACGGGTACGCCGACCTCGCCACGTACCGCACGATGGTCGCCGCCCAGGCCCGGCCGAACCCCAACGCGCAGGGCCGCTGCCCGGTGCGCGCGTACCGCGTCACCTGCGTCGACATGGACCGGCAGCTGCTGTGGGTGCAGACCGGCAAGAAGATCGGCTTCGGCCCGGTCCCGATCCGCACCGGCCGCGACACCATGGAGACCCGGCCGGGCTGGCACGCCATCTACTGGCGGGACAAGGACCACGTGTCGAGCCTGTACGACGACGCCCCCATGCCGTACGCCCAGTTCTTCGACGGCGGCCAGGCGCTGCACGGACACCCGGGCAACCTCTTCGACGGCGGCGGCTCGGCCGGCTGCGTCAATCTGTCGATGAAGGACGCGGAGGCGCTGTGGAAGCTCCTCAAGGTCGACGACCGGGTGTACGTATGGGGGACGAAACCCGGCACCGCCGACTGA
- a CDS encoding NAD(P)/FAD-dependent oxidoreductase: MNEHLSGTDTGTGNGIDVVVVGGGYAGVMAANRLTQNPDLNVTVINPRTEFVPRLRLHQLVAGTHEAVVAYRDVLAERVALVVDDVTRIDAARRRVLLGSGGSFGYDYLVYAVGSGAGEPAVPGAAAFAYPVASLEAARRLKEVVEGAPAEAALTVIGGGPSGIETAAELAERGRRVTLSCGGVLGPYLHPAARRTVLRRLTGLGVTVLDGPGSRVTEVTREAVRLADGRELPSTVTVWTAGFGVPDLAARSGLSTDAAGRLRTDETLTCVGDERVVAAGDAAAPSDLPFRMSAYAAGCLGAHAADTVLARVAGRRPEPIDLSFPAMCISLGRRAAVFQLGRKDDTARRLYVPGRAGAKLKELSCEFSVKHLKEEARTPGRHSWPKAGNVRRDALRALRESERVGA; this comes from the coding sequence ATGAACGAGCACCTGAGCGGCACGGACACCGGCACCGGAAACGGCATCGACGTCGTCGTGGTCGGCGGCGGCTACGCGGGCGTGATGGCGGCCAACCGGCTCACCCAGAACCCCGACCTCAACGTGACCGTGATCAACCCGCGCACCGAGTTCGTGCCCCGGCTGCGCCTGCACCAGCTGGTCGCCGGGACGCACGAGGCGGTCGTCGCGTACCGGGACGTGCTGGCCGAGCGGGTCGCGCTCGTCGTGGACGACGTGACGCGGATCGACGCGGCGCGGCGCCGGGTGCTGCTCGGCTCGGGCGGGTCGTTCGGCTACGACTACCTCGTGTACGCGGTGGGCAGCGGCGCCGGCGAGCCCGCGGTGCCGGGGGCGGCCGCGTTCGCGTACCCGGTGGCCTCCCTGGAGGCGGCCCGCCGGCTCAAGGAGGTCGTCGAGGGCGCGCCCGCGGAGGCCGCCCTGACGGTGATCGGCGGCGGCCCGAGCGGCATCGAGACCGCCGCCGAACTCGCCGAGCGGGGACGGCGGGTGACCCTGTCCTGCGGCGGCGTCCTGGGCCCGTATCTGCACCCCGCCGCCCGCCGTACGGTGCTCAGGCGGCTGACCGGTCTCGGCGTGACCGTCCTCGACGGCCCCGGGTCGCGGGTGACGGAGGTGACGCGCGAGGCGGTACGGCTCGCCGACGGGCGGGAGCTGCCGAGCACGGTGACCGTGTGGACGGCCGGCTTCGGCGTGCCGGACCTGGCCGCGCGCAGCGGGCTCAGCACCGACGCGGCCGGGCGGCTGCGCACCGACGAGACGCTGACCTGCGTGGGCGACGAGCGGGTGGTGGCCGCCGGGGACGCGGCGGCGCCGTCGGACCTGCCGTTCCGGATGAGCGCCTACGCGGCGGGCTGCCTGGGCGCGCACGCCGCCGACACGGTGCTCGCCCGGGTCGCGGGGCGGCGGCCGGAGCCGATCGACCTGTCGTTCCCGGCGATGTGCATCAGCCTGGGGCGGCGCGCCGCCGTCTTCCAGCTCGGGCGCAAGGACGACACCGCCCGGCGGCTGTACGTCCCCGGGCGCGCGGGTGCGAAACTCAAGGAACTCTCCTGCGAGTTCAGCGTCAAGCACCTGAAGGAGGAGGCCCGCACGCCGGGCAGGCACTCGTGGCCGAAGGCCGGGAACGTACGGCGGGACGCGCTGCGGGCGCTGCGGGAGAGCGAGCGGGTCGGGGCATGA
- a CDS encoding RNA polymerase sigma-70 factor encodes MGGMERNTDDGSGTDASTDAATDAFVAHRNLLFTVAYEMLGSAADAEDVLQETWLRWAEVDLARVEDRRAYLVRITTRQALNRLRAVKRRREAYVGQWLPEPLLTTPDVAEDVELAESTSMAMMLVLETLAPTERAVFVLREVFDIGYAEIAEALGKTPEAVRQIAHRARRHVDARRPRTPLPPEKVRGVLESFRRALESRDPQSFLDVLAPNVVLVSDGGGVKRAALHPVVGAETFVRFYLGGTAKHGVHVSCVPTVVNGSPALAVLVDGELDGVMAFRVEDDRIAGIYFVRNPEKLTRIASETPLTR; translated from the coding sequence ATGGGCGGCATGGAGCGGAACACGGACGACGGCAGCGGCACGGACGCGTCGACCGACGCGGCGACGGACGCCTTCGTCGCCCACCGCAACCTGCTCTTCACCGTGGCGTACGAGATGCTCGGCTCGGCCGCCGACGCCGAGGACGTGCTCCAGGAGACCTGGCTGCGCTGGGCCGAGGTCGACCTGGCACGGGTGGAGGACCGCCGGGCGTATCTGGTCCGGATCACCACCCGGCAGGCGCTCAACCGGCTGCGCGCGGTGAAGCGGCGGCGCGAGGCCTACGTCGGGCAGTGGCTGCCCGAGCCGCTGCTCACCACGCCGGACGTGGCCGAGGACGTCGAGCTCGCCGAGAGCACGTCGATGGCGATGATGCTGGTCCTGGAGACCCTGGCGCCCACCGAGCGGGCGGTGTTCGTACTGCGCGAGGTCTTCGACATCGGGTACGCCGAGATCGCCGAGGCCCTCGGCAAGACGCCGGAGGCGGTCCGCCAGATCGCGCACCGGGCCCGCCGGCACGTCGACGCCCGCCGCCCGCGCACCCCGCTCCCGCCGGAGAAGGTGCGCGGCGTCCTGGAGTCCTTCCGCCGCGCGCTCGAATCCCGCGACCCGCAGAGCTTCCTGGACGTGCTCGCCCCGAACGTCGTGCTCGTGAGCGACGGCGGCGGCGTGAAGCGGGCCGCGCTGCACCCGGTGGTCGGCGCCGAGACGTTCGTCCGCTTCTATCTGGGCGGCACCGCCAAGCACGGGGTGCACGTCAGCTGTGTCCCGACGGTGGTCAACGGCAGCCCGGCGCTCGCCGTGCTGGTCGACGGCGAACTCGACGGCGTGATGGCCTTCCGCGTCGAGGACGACCGCATCGCCGGCATCTACTTCGTCCGCAACCCGGAGAAGCTGACCCGCATCGCCTCCGAGACCCCGCTGACCCGCTGA
- a CDS encoding ABC transporter permease has translation MNAAQNTSSPSPWSRVAATVGLLTAVVAVLLTAFAWPSVRSHPHDVPIAVAGPPAAVAKVRTALDRARPGAFAVTEVADAAAAERLVRDRAVYGAVDAGPGGPRVFVASAASPVVAQSLQGLGAALAPAPRPSGGGAPAAGPVTDLVPLPAEDPRGAGLSAGALPLVMGGLLAAVVLTRFVRGTSRRVVGALAFALTGGAAVAALLQFWLGSLGGSYAANAGAVALAVAATSVSVIGLEALLGTAGLAIGGVTMMLIGNPLSGTATAPEMLPGWSGEFGGLLPPGAGGRLLRSTAFFDGHGAASALTVLGVWLAVGALLCLAGTLRTRHTTAPVRPA, from the coding sequence ATGAATGCTGCCCAGAACACGTCTTCCCCCTCCCCCTGGTCGCGGGTGGCCGCGACCGTCGGGCTGCTCACGGCGGTGGTCGCCGTGCTGCTCACCGCCTTCGCCTGGCCCTCGGTGCGCTCGCATCCGCACGACGTGCCGATCGCCGTCGCGGGCCCGCCGGCGGCCGTCGCAAAGGTCCGCACCGCCCTGGACCGCGCCCGGCCCGGCGCCTTCGCCGTCACCGAGGTCGCCGACGCGGCCGCCGCCGAGCGGCTCGTCCGGGACCGGGCGGTGTACGGGGCGGTGGACGCGGGACCGGGCGGACCGCGGGTGTTCGTGGCCTCGGCCGCGAGCCCGGTGGTCGCGCAGAGCCTCCAGGGCCTCGGGGCCGCGCTCGCCCCGGCGCCCCGGCCCTCCGGCGGCGGCGCCCCGGCGGCCGGCCCGGTCACCGATCTCGTACCGCTGCCGGCCGAGGACCCGCGCGGCGCCGGTCTGTCGGCCGGGGCGCTGCCGCTGGTGATGGGCGGGCTGCTGGCCGCCGTGGTGCTCACCCGGTTCGTACGGGGCACCTCGCGCCGGGTGGTGGGCGCGCTCGCCTTCGCGCTGACCGGCGGCGCGGCCGTGGCGGCGCTGCTGCAGTTCTGGCTGGGCTCGCTCGGCGGCTCGTACGCGGCGAACGCGGGCGCCGTCGCCCTGGCCGTGGCGGCCACCTCCGTGAGCGTGATCGGGCTCGAAGCGCTGCTCGGGACGGCCGGGCTCGCGATCGGCGGCGTCACGATGATGCTGATCGGCAATCCGCTCTCGGGCACGGCGACCGCGCCGGAGATGCTGCCGGGGTGGAGCGGGGAGTTCGGCGGGCTGCTTCCGCCGGGCGCGGGTGGCCGGCTGCTGCGCTCCACCGCCTTCTTCGACGGCCACGGCGCCGCCTCCGCGCTCACCGTGCTCGGTGTCTGGCTCGCCGTCGGCGCGCTGCTCTGCCTGGCCGGCACCCTGCGGACGCGTCACACGACCGCTCCCGTCCGACCGGCCTGA
- a CDS encoding MFS transporter: MPSVLRNRTYRHLFTAQVVALVGTGLATVALGLLAYDLAGADASAVLGTALAIKMLAYVLIAPLATALADRVSRRALLVSMDLIRACVALALPFVTQVWQVYALILLLQAASAAFTPTFQATVPEVLPDERDYTRALSLSRLAYDLESLFSPVLAAALLSLVRYAWLFTGTAVGFAASAALVVSVLLPTPRPTAGPSDPRPRRQVLRGTRLLLATPALRALLALDLAVAAAGALVLVDTVVLVRGPLGRPAGDVPLALGAYGAGSMAVALLLPRVLDRTVTERALMPAAGGVLTAALAVCAAGLALGPGAWAWPALLVAWAVIGAASSAVLTPGGRVLRRSVAPGDLPAAFAARFSLTHACWLLTYPLTGWLTARTGPAAATGALTVLALAGSLLARRLWPRTDPVPEPQADRAGQAGRTGAVV; encoded by the coding sequence ATGCCGTCCGTCCTGCGCAACCGCACCTACCGCCATCTGTTCACCGCCCAGGTCGTCGCCCTCGTCGGCACCGGCCTCGCGACCGTCGCCCTCGGCCTCCTCGCCTACGACCTCGCGGGGGCCGACGCCTCCGCCGTCCTCGGCACCGCCCTGGCGATCAAGATGCTCGCGTACGTGCTGATCGCACCGCTCGCCACCGCCCTCGCCGACCGCGTCTCCCGGCGCGCCCTGCTCGTCTCCATGGACCTGATCCGGGCCTGCGTCGCGCTCGCGCTACCCTTCGTCACCCAGGTGTGGCAGGTGTACGCGCTGATCCTGCTGCTCCAGGCCGCCTCCGCCGCCTTCACGCCCACCTTCCAGGCGACCGTGCCCGAGGTGCTCCCCGACGAACGCGACTACACCCGCGCCCTGTCCCTCTCCCGGCTCGCCTACGACCTGGAGAGCCTGTTCAGCCCGGTGCTCGCCGCCGCGCTGCTCTCCCTCGTCCGGTACGCGTGGCTGTTCACCGGCACCGCCGTCGGCTTCGCCGCCTCCGCCGCCCTGGTCGTGTCCGTCCTGCTGCCCACGCCCCGGCCCACCGCCGGGCCCTCGGACCCCCGGCCCCGCCGGCAGGTACTGCGCGGCACCCGGCTCCTGCTCGCCACCCCGGCCCTGCGCGCCCTGCTCGCGCTCGACCTGGCGGTGGCCGCCGCGGGCGCGCTGGTCCTGGTGGACACCGTGGTCCTCGTCCGCGGCCCCCTCGGCCGGCCCGCCGGCGACGTCCCGCTCGCCCTCGGCGCGTACGGCGCGGGCTCCATGGCGGTCGCCCTCCTGCTGCCCCGGGTCCTGGACCGGACGGTCACCGAGCGGGCCCTGATGCCGGCCGCCGGCGGCGTCCTGACGGCCGCCCTCGCGGTCTGCGCGGCCGGCCTGGCCCTCGGGCCGGGGGCCTGGGCGTGGCCCGCGCTGCTCGTGGCCTGGGCGGTCATCGGCGCGGCGAGCTCGGCGGTGCTCACCCCGGGCGGCCGAGTGCTGCGCCGCTCGGTCGCCCCCGGCGACCTGCCCGCCGCCTTCGCCGCCCGCTTCTCCCTCACCCATGCCTGCTGGCTCCTCACCTATCCGCTGACCGGCTGGCTCACCGCCCGCACCGGACCGGCCGCCGCGACCGGCGCGCTCACCGTCCTCGCCCTCGCCGGGAGCCTGCTCGCCCGCCGCCTGTGGCCCCGCACCGATCCGGTGCCGGAGCCGCAGGCGGATCGGGCAGGTCAGGCCGGTCGGACGGGAGCGGTCGTGTGA